In Salisediminibacterium beveridgei, one DNA window encodes the following:
- the gyrB gene encoding DNA topoisomerase (ATP-hydrolyzing) subunit B, which produces MTVNKESYDESQIQVLEGLEAVRKRPGMYIGSTNERGLHHLVWEIVDNSIDEAMADKCDQIWVTIEKDNTITVEDDGRGIPVGIHEKMGRPAVEVIMTVLHAGGKFGGGGYKVSGGLHGVGASVVNALSSFLEVEVHKEGQIYYISFERGIVKDELQVIGETEKSGTLIRFKADEQIFTETTDYDYEIMANRLRELAFLNKGLTINIIDKRVEDKSSTYYYEGGISSFVEHLNRTKTPLHEPPIFIESEKEGIQVEVAMQYNDSFASNLYSFANNINTHEGGTHESGFKTALTRVINDYARKNGLFKENDANLIGDDVREGLTAIVSVKIPDPQFEGQTKTKLGNSEARTITDSLFSEYMAKFMAENPTVARQIVEKGLMASRARDAAKKARELTRRKSALEVSSLPGKLADCSTKDASISEIYVVEGDSAGGSAKQGRDRHFQAILPLRGKIINVEKARLDKILANNEIRAIITALGTGIADEFDITKARYHKIIIMTDADVDGAHIRTLLLTFLYRYMRPLIEEGYIYIAQPPLYQIKQGKAVHYAFDEKEMERILGELSSTPKPGLQRYKGLGEMNPTQLWETTMDPASRTLLQVSMTDAMLADEVFETLMGDRVEPRRDFIQANAHYVKNLDI; this is translated from the coding sequence GTGACAGTAAATAAAGAATCCTATGATGAAAGTCAAATTCAGGTCCTTGAGGGCCTCGAAGCAGTTCGAAAACGCCCGGGCATGTATATCGGTTCCACGAATGAGCGCGGTCTTCATCACCTCGTATGGGAAATTGTCGATAACAGCATTGACGAAGCGATGGCAGACAAATGTGATCAGATCTGGGTGACGATTGAAAAAGATAACACGATCACTGTTGAGGATGATGGACGGGGAATCCCTGTCGGTATCCATGAAAAAATGGGACGTCCTGCTGTGGAAGTGATTATGACCGTCCTTCACGCAGGTGGTAAATTCGGAGGCGGCGGATACAAGGTTTCCGGCGGTCTTCATGGTGTTGGAGCATCCGTTGTCAATGCGCTGTCTTCTTTTCTTGAAGTGGAAGTGCATAAAGAAGGGCAAATTTATTACATCAGTTTTGAGCGCGGCATTGTAAAAGATGAGCTGCAAGTGATCGGCGAGACGGAGAAATCCGGCACACTGATCCGCTTTAAAGCAGATGAACAGATTTTTACGGAAACCACGGACTATGACTACGAAATTATGGCAAACCGGCTCCGTGAGCTGGCCTTTTTGAATAAAGGTTTGACCATCAATATAATCGATAAGCGTGTGGAAGATAAGTCGTCTACTTACTACTACGAAGGCGGGATCAGTTCGTTTGTTGAACACCTCAATCGTACAAAAACACCACTTCATGAACCACCGATTTTCATCGAAAGTGAAAAAGAGGGGATTCAGGTGGAAGTTGCCATGCAGTATAATGACAGCTTTGCCAGTAACCTGTATTCTTTTGCCAACAATATCAATACACATGAAGGCGGAACACATGAGTCAGGTTTCAAAACAGCATTGACCCGGGTGATTAATGACTATGCCCGGAAAAACGGTCTGTTCAAAGAAAACGATGCAAACCTGATCGGTGATGATGTCCGTGAAGGATTAACGGCGATTGTTTCCGTGAAAATTCCGGATCCGCAATTTGAAGGTCAAACGAAAACGAAACTGGGTAACAGTGAAGCCCGGACGATTACGGACTCCCTTTTTTCCGAGTACATGGCAAAATTCATGGCAGAGAACCCGACAGTAGCAAGACAAATCGTTGAAAAAGGACTCATGGCGTCCAGAGCCCGTGACGCAGCCAAAAAGGCCCGTGAATTGACCCGGCGTAAATCTGCTCTTGAAGTGAGTTCGCTCCCTGGAAAGCTTGCAGACTGTTCGACTAAGGACGCTTCCATCAGTGAGATCTATGTTGTGGAGGGTGATTCCGCAGGGGGATCTGCCAAACAAGGGCGGGATCGTCATTTTCAGGCAATACTGCCACTTCGGGGGAAAATCATCAATGTCGAAAAAGCAAGGCTTGATAAGATCCTTGCCAATAACGAAATCCGTGCCATTATAACGGCACTGGGTACAGGAATTGCCGATGAGTTTGATATTACGAAAGCCCGCTATCATAAAATCATTATCATGACGGATGCTGACGTAGACGGTGCCCATATCCGAACACTGCTGTTGACGTTTTTGTACCGCTATATGCGTCCTTTGATCGAAGAAGGCTATATCTATATTGCACAGCCGCCGTTGTATCAGATCAAGCAGGGGAAAGCGGTACACTATGCCTTTGACGAGAAGGAAATGGAGCGGATTCTTGGTGAATTATCCTCAACGCCAAAACCTGGTCTGCAGCGTTACAAAGGTCTTGGTGAGATGAATCCGACTCAGCTTTGGGAAACCACAATGGATCCTGCTTCCCGCACATTGCTTCAAGTCAGTATGACGGATGCCATGCTTGCGGACGAGGTATTTGAAACCTTGATGGGTGATCGGGTTGAACCGCGCCGGGATTTCATTCAGGCAAACGCCCACTATGTTAAAAACCTTGATATTTAA
- the gyrA gene encoding DNA gyrase subunit A has translation MSDQEQSRVTDINISQEMRTSFMDYAMSVIVSRALPDVRDGLKPVHRRILYAMNELGITSDKAYKKSARIVGEVIGKYHPHGDSAVYETMVRMAQDFSYRNMLVDGHGNFGSVDGDSAAAMRYTEARMSKISMEMMRDINKDTIGYQDNYDGSEREPVVLPARFPNLLVNGASGIAVGMATNIPPHNLSEVIDGVLALSKNEDITIEELMQYISGPDFPTGAEIVGISGIRRAYETGKGSVTIRSNARIEEQNGKPWIIVDELPYQVNKARLIEKIAELVRDKKIDGITDLRDESDRTGMRIVIELRRDVNANVLLNNLYKQTALQTSFGINTLALVDGRPKVLNLKETLVHYLEHQRIVIRRRTQFELNKAEARAHILEGLRIALDHLDEVIELIRGSQTADIAREGLMENYELSHDQAQAILDMRLQRLTGLERDKIEAEYKELMAKIAELKEILAHDERVLEIIREELIEIRDRFGDDRRTTITLGEDSMEDEDLIPRQNVVITVSHQGYIKRLPVSTYRSQKRGGRGVQGMGTHDEDFVRHLFVTNSHDHMLFFTNKGKVYRMKGYEVPEQKRTSKGIPIINLLQIDQDEYISTVIPISEFDANRALIFMTKYGVSKRTDLQAFSKIRRGGLFAIKLREEDELHGVRLTDGSKELVLGTKQGMSIRFSETDVRLMGRTAAGVKGINLKSGDEVVGMDIIEEDSDILIVTENGFGKRTPIKEYRQQTRGGKGIKTCNITDKNGQLVALKVVGSDHDLMMITTNGVLIRIHVSDISQTSRNTQGVRLIRLGDDEFVSTVARVNVKDEEVDEEEDDFDVDETEIDADATIDDSEETVESETKEDSDE, from the coding sequence ATGTCTGACCAAGAACAGTCACGTGTAACAGATATCAATATCAGTCAGGAAATGCGCACATCCTTTATGGATTATGCGATGAGCGTCATTGTCAGTCGTGCACTGCCGGATGTTCGCGATGGGCTGAAGCCTGTCCATCGCAGGATCCTTTATGCGATGAACGAGCTCGGCATTACTTCAGACAAAGCGTATAAGAAGTCGGCGCGAATTGTCGGCGAAGTCATTGGTAAGTATCATCCTCACGGTGATTCAGCCGTATACGAAACGATGGTTCGTATGGCGCAAGATTTCAGTTACCGCAATATGCTGGTGGACGGACACGGGAACTTTGGTTCCGTGGACGGAGATTCAGCGGCAGCGATGCGTTATACTGAAGCCCGTATGTCTAAAATCTCGATGGAAATGATGAGAGACATCAATAAAGACACGATCGGATACCAAGACAACTATGATGGCAGTGAACGTGAACCTGTTGTCCTTCCCGCCCGATTTCCAAACCTGCTGGTAAACGGTGCTTCGGGGATTGCTGTGGGTATGGCGACGAATATTCCGCCTCATAATCTTTCAGAGGTCATCGATGGCGTGCTCGCTCTCAGCAAGAACGAAGATATTACCATTGAAGAATTGATGCAGTATATCAGCGGACCTGATTTTCCAACCGGAGCTGAAATCGTCGGGATTTCCGGCATCCGCCGTGCTTATGAAACGGGAAAAGGTTCTGTGACAATCAGGTCCAATGCCCGGATTGAAGAACAGAACGGGAAACCGTGGATCATTGTTGATGAACTGCCCTACCAGGTGAATAAAGCTCGTCTGATAGAGAAGATCGCTGAACTTGTCCGTGATAAAAAAATCGACGGCATCACGGATCTTCGGGATGAGTCCGACAGAACCGGTATGCGGATCGTGATTGAACTGCGCCGCGATGTGAATGCCAATGTGTTGTTGAATAATCTGTATAAGCAGACAGCGCTTCAGACCAGCTTTGGAATCAATACGCTGGCGCTCGTTGACGGACGTCCGAAAGTATTGAATCTGAAAGAAACCCTGGTTCATTACCTGGAGCATCAACGGATCGTGATTCGCAGACGTACCCAGTTTGAATTAAATAAAGCAGAAGCAAGAGCGCACATTCTTGAAGGTCTGCGCATTGCTTTGGACCACTTGGATGAAGTGATTGAACTGATCCGGGGCTCACAAACAGCAGACATTGCCAGAGAAGGGCTGATGGAAAACTACGAACTCTCCCATGATCAGGCACAGGCGATTCTTGATATGCGTCTGCAGCGTCTCACCGGTCTTGAACGCGATAAAATCGAAGCGGAATATAAGGAATTGATGGCGAAAATTGCTGAACTCAAAGAAATTCTTGCCCATGATGAACGCGTTCTTGAAATCATTCGTGAAGAATTAATTGAAATCCGTGATCGCTTTGGTGATGATCGCCGAACCACGATCACGCTCGGCGAAGACAGCATGGAAGACGAGGATCTGATCCCGCGTCAAAATGTGGTGATCACTGTTTCTCATCAGGGCTACATTAAGCGTCTTCCGGTATCCACATATCGTTCCCAAAAAAGAGGCGGTCGTGGTGTGCAGGGAATGGGAACGCACGATGAGGATTTTGTCCGTCATCTGTTCGTAACCAATTCTCATGATCATATGCTGTTTTTTACGAATAAAGGAAAAGTGTATCGGATGAAAGGCTACGAAGTGCCTGAACAAAAACGGACTTCTAAAGGGATACCAATTATCAACCTGCTGCAGATCGATCAGGATGAATACATTTCAACAGTTATCCCGATTTCGGAGTTTGATGCAAACCGTGCGTTGATCTTTATGACGAAATACGGGGTATCCAAACGGACTGATCTGCAGGCGTTCAGCAAAATCCGTAGAGGTGGTCTGTTCGCGATTAAACTGCGCGAGGAAGATGAACTCCACGGAGTGCGACTGACAGATGGAAGCAAAGAACTGGTTCTCGGAACAAAACAGGGGATGTCAATTCGTTTTAGCGAAACCGATGTCCGTCTGATGGGCCGTACTGCTGCAGGAGTGAAAGGCATTAATCTGAAATCCGGCGATGAAGTCGTAGGTATGGATATCATCGAAGAGGATTCCGATATTCTGATTGTAACGGAGAACGGATTTGGAAAACGTACCCCGATAAAAGAGTATCGTCAGCAAACCAGAGGCGGTAAAGGGATTAAAACCTGCAACATTACTGATAAAAACGGACAGCTTGTGGCACTGAAAGTCGTCGGCAGTGATCATGATCTGATGATGATTACAACTAACGGCGTGCTGATTCGTATCCATGTATCGGATATTTCACAAACCAGCCGGAATACGCAAGGGGTCAGACTCATCCGTCTTGGTGATGATGAATTTGTCTCCACGGTTGCGCGGGTAAATGTGAAGGATGAAGAAGTGGATGAAGAAGAGGACGATTTCGATGTTGATGAAACGGAGATCGATGCAGATGCAACGATTGATGATTCTGAAGAAACAGTGGAATCAGAAACAAAGGAAGACTCTGACGAGTAG